A region from the Mesorhizobium sp. J8 genome encodes:
- a CDS encoding S41 family peptidase: MMRKLSLLFAGALMGASAMSLVYGAPGSAANAAGSETYKQLAIFGDIFERVRANYVTPPDDKSLVENAINGMLSSLDPHSSYMNAEQAQDMRVQTKGEFGGLGIEVTMENDLVKVITPIDDTPAAKAGVLAGDYIAKIDGEEVRGLTLNDAVEKMRGPVNTPIKLTILRQGADKPIELTVVRDIIKVKAVKYRVENDIGYMKITSFTEKTYDDLENAIENIKKQVPNDKLKGYVLDLRLNPGGLLDQAVSVSDAFLKRGEIVSTRGRDPKDVTRFDAKPKQNDDINGKPLIVLVNGGSASASEIVAGALQDLRRATVVGTQSFGKGSVQTIIPLGENGALRLTTALYYTPSGKSIQGKGITPDIKVDQPLPPDLQGRDLTRGESDLKGHIKGADENANGSGSAAYVPPEPKDDLQLIYAEQLLRGEKTDPSFPPNPDKAVLNQ, encoded by the coding sequence ATGATGCGGAAACTGTCGCTTCTGTTTGCCGGCGCGCTGATGGGCGCATCGGCAATGAGCCTGGTCTACGGCGCACCGGGTTCGGCGGCGAACGCTGCGGGCTCGGAAACCTACAAGCAACTGGCGATCTTCGGCGATATCTTCGAGCGGGTGCGCGCGAACTATGTGACGCCGCCGGACGACAAGTCGCTCGTCGAGAACGCCATCAACGGCATGCTGTCCTCTCTCGACCCGCACTCCTCCTACATGAACGCCGAACAGGCGCAGGACATGCGCGTGCAGACCAAGGGCGAGTTCGGCGGCCTCGGCATCGAGGTCACCATGGAGAACGACCTCGTCAAGGTGATCACGCCGATCGACGACACCCCGGCCGCCAAGGCGGGCGTGCTTGCCGGCGACTACATCGCCAAGATCGACGGCGAGGAGGTCCGCGGCCTCACCCTCAACGACGCGGTCGAGAAGATGCGAGGCCCGGTCAACACGCCGATCAAGCTCACCATCCTGCGCCAGGGCGCCGACAAGCCGATCGAGCTGACGGTGGTGCGCGACATCATCAAGGTCAAGGCGGTGAAGTACCGGGTCGAGAATGACATCGGCTACATGAAGATCACCTCCTTCACCGAAAAGACCTATGACGATCTCGAGAACGCCATCGAGAACATCAAGAAGCAGGTGCCGAACGACAAGCTGAAGGGTTATGTGCTCGATCTGCGCCTCAATCCGGGCGGCCTGCTCGACCAGGCGGTGAGCGTGTCGGACGCCTTCCTCAAGCGCGGCGAGATCGTCTCGACGCGCGGCCGCGACCCGAAGGACGTGACCCGCTTCGACGCCAAGCCGAAGCAGAACGACGACATCAACGGCAAGCCGCTGATCGTGCTGGTCAATGGCGGTTCGGCGAGCGCTTCCGAAATCGTCGCCGGCGCGCTGCAGGACCTGCGCCGCGCCACCGTTGTCGGCACGCAGTCCTTCGGCAAGGGCTCGGTGCAGACCATCATCCCGCTCGGCGAGAACGGCGCGCTTAGGCTCACCACGGCGCTCTATTACACGCCGTCGGGCAAGTCGATCCAGGGCAAGGGCATCACGCCCGACATCAAGGTCGACCAGCCGCTGCCGCCGGACCTGCAGGGCCGCGACCTGACCCGCGGCGAATCCGACCTCAAGGGCCACATCAAGGGCGCCGACGAGAACGCCAACGGTTCCGGCTCGGCCGCCTATGTGCCGCCGGAACCCAAGGACGACCTGCAGCTGATCTATGCCGAGCAGCTGCTGCGCGGCGAGAAGACCGATCCGTCCTTCCCGCCGAACCCGGACAAGGCCGTGCTGAACCAGTAA
- a CDS encoding murein hydrolase activator EnvC family protein yields MSEGWYPIMRAWRSRCGLTLVAAALALGPVRATENTLDTAPDPDQSRAEYEQVSKEITLSSERLAKLAADIASVRKDYASITAALIQSAMTEQKLGQDIEDIGAKLEGLKAEEKKLRASLMARRDVLAEVLGALQRMGLNPPPAILVKPEDALSSVRSAILLGAVVPELRQQTDRLMADLKEQTRVTASIEAERSRLTTAVTDQTAEKKRLTMLLEAKKKLQADTQAAIVAEQQHSQELAAKASSLKDLIASLEADKARKAQDQVKAGERKSTDADTTASTTELAALPVPEANRLTGSAPFSALQGQIALPVIGKIKRRFGTDDGNGAAMQGDMVATQSGAIVTAPADGNVLYAGPFRSYGQLLILNAGDGYHVVLAGMSRISVATGQSVLAGEPIGAMGEARVASTSASRNGNATPELYVEFRKDGKPVDPAPWWADRFSGRT; encoded by the coding sequence ATGTCTGAAGGCTGGTACCCGATCATGCGCGCCTGGCGCAGCCGCTGCGGCTTGACCCTTGTCGCCGCTGCGCTCGCGCTCGGGCCGGTCCGGGCGACCGAGAACACGCTCGACACGGCGCCCGACCCGGATCAGAGCCGGGCCGAATACGAGCAGGTCTCCAAGGAAATCACGCTTTCGTCGGAGCGGCTGGCAAAGCTTGCCGCCGATATCGCTTCGGTGCGCAAGGACTATGCCTCCATCACCGCGGCGCTCATCCAGTCGGCGATGACCGAGCAGAAGCTCGGCCAGGACATCGAGGACATCGGCGCCAAGCTCGAGGGGCTGAAAGCCGAGGAAAAGAAGCTGCGCGCCTCGCTCATGGCGCGGCGCGACGTGCTGGCCGAAGTGCTGGGAGCGCTGCAGCGCATGGGGCTCAACCCGCCGCCGGCGATCCTGGTCAAGCCCGAGGACGCGCTGTCGTCGGTGCGCAGCGCCATCCTGCTTGGCGCTGTCGTGCCGGAACTGCGCCAGCAGACCGACCGGCTGATGGCCGATCTCAAGGAGCAGACGCGTGTGACGGCCTCGATCGAGGCCGAACGGTCAAGGCTCACCACCGCCGTCACCGACCAGACGGCGGAGAAGAAGCGGCTCACCATGCTGCTCGAGGCCAAGAAGAAGCTGCAGGCCGATACCCAGGCAGCGATCGTGGCCGAGCAGCAGCATTCGCAGGAATTGGCGGCGAAGGCGAGCAGCCTCAAGGACCTGATCGCCTCGCTCGAAGCCGACAAGGCGCGCAAGGCCCAGGACCAGGTCAAGGCGGGCGAGCGCAAATCGACCGACGCCGACACGACGGCCTCGACCACCGAACTCGCCGCGCTGCCGGTGCCGGAGGCCAACCGCCTGACGGGATCGGCGCCGTTCTCGGCCTTGCAAGGCCAGATCGCGCTGCCGGTCATCGGCAAGATAAAACGGCGTTTCGGTACCGACGACGGCAATGGCGCGGCGATGCAGGGCGACATGGTTGCGACACAATCGGGAGCCATCGTCACCGCGCCGGCGGATGGAAACGTGCTTTATGCGGGGCCGTTTCGCTCTTATGGTCAACTCTTGATCCTCAATGCGGGCGACGGGTATCATGTCGTCCTGGCGGGGATGAGCAGAATCAGCGTCGCGACCGGACAATCGGTGCTCGCGGGAGAGCCGATCGGCGCGATGGGAGAGGCCCGGGTGGCAAGCACCTCGGCCTCGCGGAATGGAAATGCGACGCCGGAACTCTATGTCGAGTTCCGCAAGGATGGAAAACCCGTCGATCCGGCCCCATGGTGGGCGGACCGATTCTCTGGAAGGACGTGA
- the rlmH gene encoding 23S rRNA (pseudouridine(1915)-N(3))-methyltransferase RlmH encodes MKITVHAVGRMKTGPERELADRYFERFAKSGPAVGLEFAGIVEIPESRGQSADERRREEAQKLQAQLLAGTVLILLDERGKSLSSEDLAARIGQLRDGGRKALVVAIGGADGHDKSLRDQADLVLSFGALTWPHQLVRVMLGEQLYRVATILAGHPYHRS; translated from the coding sequence ATGAAGATCACCGTTCATGCCGTGGGCCGGATGAAGACCGGCCCCGAGAGAGAGCTCGCCGACCGCTATTTCGAGCGCTTCGCCAAGAGCGGGCCCGCGGTCGGGCTGGAATTTGCCGGCATCGTCGAGATCCCCGAAAGCCGCGGACAGAGCGCCGACGAGCGCCGCCGCGAGGAAGCCCAGAAGCTGCAGGCCCAGTTGCTGGCCGGAACCGTTCTCATCCTGCTCGACGAACGCGGCAAGTCGCTCTCCTCGGAGGATCTGGCCGCCCGCATCGGCCAGCTGCGCGACGGCGGCCGCAAGGCGCTGGTGGTGGCCATCGGCGGCGCCGACGGCCATGACAAATCCCTCCGCGACCAGGCCGATCTGGTGCTGTCCTTCGGCGCGTTGACCTGGCCGCACCAACTGGTGCGCGTGATGCTGGGCGAGCAGCTCTACCGGGTTGCCACCATCTTGGCGGGTCATCCCTATCATCGTTCATGA
- the rsfS gene encoding ribosome silencing factor, producing the protein MPSPAGISGNAAATLAIDTVLASLEDSKAENIVSIDIQGKSSLGDYMVIASGRSHRHVSAVADHLLKALKDAGLGAARVEGLASADWVLIDSGDIIVHVFRPEVREFYNLEKMWQAPDLEEETLH; encoded by the coding sequence ATGCCTTCGCCGGCCGGGATCAGCGGCAACGCCGCCGCGACCCTCGCCATCGACACAGTCCTTGCCAGTCTGGAAGACTCCAAGGCCGAAAACATCGTCTCAATCGACATCCAGGGAAAATCGAGCCTCGGCGACTATATGGTCATCGCCTCGGGCCGATCGCACCGTCATGTCTCGGCTGTCGCCGATCATCTCCTCAAGGCGCTGAAGGATGCCGGCCTCGGCGCCGCGCGCGTCGAGGGGTTGGCCAGCGCCGACTGGGTCCTGATCGATTCCGGCGACATCATCGTCCATGTCTTCCGCCCCGAAGTCCGCGAATTCTACAATCTCGAAAAGATGTGGCAGGCGCCGGACCTCGAGGAAGAGACCTTGCACTGA
- a CDS encoding mechanosensitive ion channel family protein translates to MPTDPQSALITIQAGLAQLSTLIVSYSFSAIGAIILMVVGYLFAGLAERSIRVGLGHIHGFDATLRHFFSKIVRYAILILVAIMVLGQFGVQTASIIAAIGAIGLAIGLALQGTLQNIAAGIMLLALRPFRIGEYVEVGAIAGTIEEIGLFATKLRSADGVYVLAPNSTLWNQPVRNFTRNGVRRADITLSIGSWNDIDRAQKTLLAIAGAEKRIRREPAPIAFVASLGDATVSLTLRYWTSAADYFSTQIDMTKRAKQAFDSEGISIPLPPPEVPAPEARKQ, encoded by the coding sequence ATGCCCACCGACCCGCAAAGCGCCCTCATCACCATCCAGGCCGGGCTCGCACAGCTCAGCACCCTGATCGTTTCCTATTCCTTCTCGGCCATCGGCGCCATCATCCTTATGGTCGTCGGCTATCTCTTCGCCGGCCTTGCCGAACGCTCGATCCGTGTCGGGCTCGGTCATATCCATGGCTTCGACGCGACCTTGCGGCATTTCTTCTCCAAGATCGTGCGTTACGCCATCCTGATCCTGGTTGCCATCATGGTGCTCGGCCAGTTCGGGGTGCAGACGGCCTCCATCATCGCCGCAATAGGCGCCATCGGTCTCGCCATCGGACTGGCATTGCAGGGCACGCTGCAGAACATCGCTGCCGGCATCATGCTGCTCGCGCTGAGGCCGTTCCGGATCGGCGAATATGTCGAGGTCGGCGCGATTGCCGGCACGATCGAGGAGATCGGCCTCTTCGCCACCAAGCTGCGTTCCGCGGACGGCGTCTATGTGCTGGCGCCCAATTCGACGCTGTGGAACCAGCCGGTGCGCAATTTCACCCGCAACGGCGTGCGCCGCGCCGACATCACCTTAAGCATCGGTTCCTGGAACGATATCGACCGCGCGCAAAAGACGCTGCTTGCCATCGCCGGGGCTGAGAAGCGCATCCGCCGCGAACCGGCGCCGATCGCCTTCGTGGCCAGTCTCGGCGACGCGACCGTTTCGCTCACCTTGCGCTACTGGACTTCGGCCGCCGATTACTTTTCGACCCAGATCGACATGACCAAGCGCGCCAAGCAGGCTTTCGACAGCGAAGGTATCTCGATTCCGCTGCCGCCGCCGGAAGTGCCGGCGCCGGAAGCGCGCAAGCAATAG
- a CDS encoding MFS transporter has protein sequence MLKQNPTTTDAVRAEQPAPLIAIASVIVSMALIAIGNGLMFAYIPVRLGADGFDPTWAGLIVTGLSAGGLAGCILTGPLVRRVGHARAFMVLSALIALSNAAIGAGPIPLLWIAARALYGFAICGLFIVAQSWLNDALPNSIRGRVMAVFYVAYIAGLGVGYATLAAVDIHTAAAALIGITFTALSILPVGMTRLAQPPAPQAASVALRRAWRISPVGVAGMLAVGGLSMIVSGFAPIHATAKGYSQADVALLLSAMPVGTLILQIPLGWISDRTDRRYVLAGAAALATVASVLAIVFDGGALMALVVIYLIWDGASESIYALSSAHAADRAAKDELLALSSSMLFAWSLAGFIVPGLVTALSAVFGTATFIYVGIVIASAFCLFVLWRVTAGRPTPAPPSGSFAPMSAQTPLPVELAFAPDETATKH, from the coding sequence ATGCTGAAGCAGAACCCCACCACGACCGACGCCGTCCGGGCCGAACAACCGGCGCCGCTGATCGCCATTGCCAGCGTCATCGTGTCGATGGCGCTGATCGCGATCGGCAACGGGCTGATGTTCGCCTATATCCCCGTGCGTCTCGGCGCCGACGGCTTCGACCCGACCTGGGCCGGGCTGATCGTCACCGGGCTTTCGGCCGGGGGGCTCGCCGGCTGCATCCTGACCGGGCCCTTGGTTCGGCGCGTCGGCCACGCCCGCGCCTTCATGGTGCTTTCGGCGCTGATCGCGCTTTCCAACGCCGCGATCGGCGCCGGCCCGATCCCGCTTTTATGGATCGCCGCGCGGGCGCTTTACGGCTTTGCCATCTGCGGGCTGTTCATTGTCGCGCAGAGCTGGCTCAACGACGCCTTGCCGAATTCGATCCGCGGCCGGGTGATGGCGGTGTTCTACGTCGCCTATATCGCCGGGCTCGGCGTGGGGTATGCGACGCTCGCGGCGGTCGACATCCACACGGCCGCGGCGGCGCTGATCGGCATCACCTTCACCGCGCTTTCCATCCTGCCGGTCGGCATGACGCGGCTTGCCCAGCCGCCCGCGCCGCAGGCGGCCTCGGTGGCGCTGCGCCGTGCCTGGCGCATATCGCCGGTCGGCGTCGCCGGCATGCTCGCCGTTGGCGGCCTCTCGATGATCGTTTCCGGCTTCGCGCCGATCCACGCCACGGCCAAGGGCTACAGCCAGGCCGACGTGGCGCTCTTGCTGTCGGCGATGCCGGTCGGGACGCTGATCCTGCAGATCCCGCTCGGCTGGATTTCGGACCGCACCGACCGGCGCTACGTGCTTGCTGGGGCCGCGGCGCTCGCGACCGTCGCCAGCGTGCTTGCCATCGTCTTCGACGGCGGTGCGCTGATGGCGCTTGTGGTGATCTATCTGATCTGGGACGGGGCGTCGGAATCGATCTACGCGCTCTCCAGCGCGCATGCCGCCGATCGCGCCGCCAAGGACGAGCTTCTGGCGCTGTCGAGTTCGATGCTGTTTGCCTGGTCGCTCGCGGGCTTCATCGTGCCGGGCCTCGTCACGGCGCTTTCCGCCGTCTTCGGCACCGCAACCTTCATCTATGTCGGCATCGTGATTGCATCGGCCTTCTGCCTGTTCGTGCTGTGGCGCGTGACGGCTGGCCGGCCGACGCCGGCTCCGCCAAGCGGCAGCTTCGCGCCGATGTCGGCGCAGACGCCCTTGCCGGTGGAGCTTGCCTTCGCGCCGGACGAGACGGCGACCAAGCACTGA
- a CDS encoding nicotinate-nucleotide adenylyltransferase, translating to MPHAAKGLTVGLFGGSFNPPHAGHALVAEIALRRLALDQLWWMVTPGNPLKSARELAPLAERIELSEKIARNPRIKVTAFEAAQHVRYTADTLALVKARNPGVDFVWIMGADSLRDFHRWQRWREIVLTFPIAVIDRPGATLSFLSSVVAKTFDYARIDEGDAPLLARMQAPAWTFIHGPRSSLSSTAIRKAAKG from the coding sequence ATGCCGCACGCCGCCAAGGGGCTGACCGTCGGGCTGTTCGGCGGTTCGTTCAACCCACCGCATGCCGGCCATGCGCTGGTTGCCGAGATCGCGCTGAGAAGGCTCGCACTCGACCAGCTGTGGTGGATGGTGACGCCCGGCAACCCGCTGAAAAGCGCGCGCGAGCTGGCGCCGCTTGCCGAGCGCATCGAGCTGTCCGAAAAGATCGCCAGGAATCCCAGGATCAAGGTCACCGCTTTCGAGGCGGCGCAGCATGTGCGCTACACCGCCGACACGCTGGCGCTGGTCAAGGCGCGCAATCCGGGCGTCGACTTCGTCTGGATCATGGGCGCGGATAGCTTGCGCGACTTCCACCGCTGGCAGCGCTGGCGCGAGATCGTGCTGACCTTCCCGATCGCGGTCATCGATCGCCCGGGCGCGACGCTCTCCTTCCTGTCGTCGGTCGTCGCCAAGACCTTCGACTATGCCCGCATCGACGAGGGCGACGCACCGCTGCTCGCCCGCATGCAGGCGCCGGCCTGGACCTTCATCCACGGGCCGCGCTCGTCGCTCTCCTCCACCGCGATCCGCAAGGCAGCGAAGGGGTAG
- a CDS encoding glutamate-5-semialdehyde dehydrogenase, with translation MLKLHEKSGEDTVALMADIGRRARAAARPLAVASTEAKNAALAAMADAILRNEQAILDANAIDMSNGEEAGLSGSFMDRLKLTPSRIKAMADGIREIAALKDPVGDVIAEWHRPNGLHIERVRTPLGVIGVIYESRPNVTADAGALCLKAGNPVILRGGSDSINSSSAIHACMVEGLKAAGLPEDAIQLVLTTDRAAVGEMLKGLSGNLDVIIPRGGKSLVGRVQTEARVPVFAHLEGICHLYIDRSADLGMAVKIAVNAKMRRTGVCGAAETLLVDRAAAATHLVPILDALRAAGCEIHADAEVMKAFADASPATDADWVTEYLDAIIAVKLVDGVAGAIEHIETFSSHHTEAIIAEDAQAVERFFNEIDSAILLHNASTQFADGGEFGMGAEIGIATGKMHARGPVGVEQLTSFKYRVRGSGQVRP, from the coding sequence ATGCTGAAGCTGCATGAAAAATCCGGCGAAGATACGGTGGCGCTGATGGCCGATATCGGCCGGCGCGCCCGCGCGGCCGCCCGACCATTGGCCGTCGCTTCAACCGAGGCCAAGAATGCCGCGCTTGCCGCCATGGCGGACGCCATCCTGCGCAACGAGCAGGCGATCCTCGATGCCAACGCCATCGACATGTCGAATGGCGAGGAGGCCGGCTTGTCCGGCTCCTTCATGGATCGCCTCAAACTTACGCCCTCGCGCATCAAGGCGATGGCCGACGGCATTCGCGAGATCGCCGCGCTCAAGGATCCGGTCGGCGACGTCATCGCCGAATGGCACCGGCCGAACGGGCTGCATATCGAGCGCGTGCGCACGCCGCTCGGTGTGATCGGCGTCATCTATGAGAGCAGGCCGAATGTGACTGCGGACGCCGGCGCGCTTTGCCTCAAGGCAGGCAATCCGGTGATCCTGCGCGGCGGCTCGGATTCGATCAATTCCTCGTCAGCCATCCATGCCTGCATGGTCGAAGGGCTGAAGGCGGCCGGCCTGCCTGAGGATGCCATCCAACTGGTGCTGACCACCGACCGCGCCGCCGTCGGCGAGATGCTCAAAGGTCTGAGCGGCAATCTCGACGTCATCATTCCGCGCGGCGGCAAAAGCCTGGTCGGGCGCGTGCAGACCGAGGCGCGGGTGCCGGTCTTCGCGCATCTGGAAGGCATCTGTCATCTCTATATCGACCGCTCTGCCGATCTCGGCATGGCGGTGAAGATCGCGGTCAATGCCAAGATGCGGCGCACTGGCGTCTGCGGCGCGGCCGAGACCTTGCTGGTCGACCGCGCGGCGGCCGCCACGCATCTGGTGCCGATCCTGGACGCGCTGCGCGCCGCCGGCTGCGAGATCCATGCCGATGCCGAGGTGATGAAAGCCTTCGCCGACGCCAGCCCGGCAACCGACGCCGACTGGGTGACGGAATATCTCGATGCCATCATCGCGGTGAAGCTGGTCGACGGCGTCGCCGGCGCGATCGAGCATATCGAGACCTTCTCGTCGCACCACACCGAGGCGATCATCGCCGAGGACGCGCAGGCGGTTGAACGTTTCTTCAACGAGATCGACTCGGCGATCCTGCTGCACAATGCCTCGACGCAGTTCGCCGATGGCGGCGAGTTCGGCATGGGCGCCGAGATCGGCATCGCCACCGGCAAGATGCATGCGCGAGGGCCGGTCGGCGTCGAGCAACTCACCTCGTTCAAATACCGCGTGCGCGGATCGGGACAGGTGAGGCCTTGA
- the proB gene encoding glutamate 5-kinase, whose translation MKSLKSYRRITVKIGSALLVDRATGLKRDWLTSLADDIAVLAEAGAEVLVVSSGAIALGRTILGLGKRALKLEESQAAAAVGQIALAGAWSDALGKDGLKSGQILLTLGDTEERRRYLNARATISTLLKMKAVPVINENDTVATSEIRYGDNDRLAARVATMMGADLLVLLSDIDGLYTAPPAKDPQAKFIPVVDRITPDIEAMAGAAASELSRGGMRTKLDAGKIANAAGTAMIITSGTRLSPLMAIERGERSTFFKPSANPVKGYKTWIAGQLEPAGRLTVDAGAVGALKSGKSLLPAGVKLVSGNFSRGDTVAILSPDGREIARGLVAYDAADAVRIAGLKTAEIENVLGYEARSAMIHRDDLVVSVVGDQVLADE comes from the coding sequence ATGAAATCGCTGAAATCATACCGGCGCATCACCGTGAAGATCGGCTCTGCGCTGCTCGTCGACCGCGCGACAGGTTTGAAGCGCGACTGGCTGACCTCGCTTGCAGACGACATCGCAGTGCTGGCCGAGGCCGGCGCCGAAGTGCTGGTCGTTTCGTCGGGCGCGATCGCGCTCGGCCGCACCATTCTCGGCCTCGGCAAGCGCGCGCTGAAGCTGGAGGAGAGCCAGGCTGCCGCCGCCGTCGGTCAGATCGCGCTTGCCGGCGCATGGTCGGACGCGCTCGGCAAGGACGGGCTGAAGTCCGGCCAGATTCTTCTCACTCTTGGCGACACGGAGGAGCGCCGGCGCTACCTCAACGCGCGCGCGACGATCTCGACCCTGCTCAAGATGAAGGCGGTACCGGTCATAAACGAGAACGACACGGTGGCGACCTCGGAAATCCGCTACGGCGACAATGACCGGCTGGCGGCGCGGGTGGCGACGATGATGGGCGCCGATCTTCTGGTGCTGCTTTCCGATATCGATGGGCTCTATACGGCGCCGCCGGCCAAGGACCCGCAGGCAAAATTCATCCCCGTGGTCGACCGCATCACGCCCGACATCGAGGCGATGGCGGGCGCGGCCGCGTCCGAATTGTCGCGCGGCGGGATGCGCACCAAGCTCGACGCCGGCAAGATCGCCAATGCCGCCGGCACGGCGATGATAATCACCTCGGGCACCCGGCTTTCGCCGCTGATGGCGATCGAGCGCGGCGAGCGCTCGACCTTCTTCAAGCCGAGCGCCAACCCGGTGAAGGGCTACAAGACCTGGATCGCCGGGCAGCTCGAGCCGGCCGGCCGGCTCACCGTCGATGCCGGCGCCGTCGGGGCTTTGAAGTCCGGAAAGTCGCTGCTGCCGGCCGGGGTAAAACTGGTCAGCGGCAATTTCTCGCGCGGCGACACGGTGGCGATCCTGTCGCCGGACGGCCGCGAGATTGCGCGCGGGCTGGTTGCCTATGATGCCGCCGATGCCGTAAGGATCGCGGGTCTGAAGACGGCCGAGATCGAAAACGTGCTCGGCTACGAGGCGCGTTCGGCGATGATCCATCGTGACGACCTTGTGGTAAGCGTTGTCGGCGACCAAGTGTTGGCCGACGAATAA
- the obgE gene encoding GTPase ObgE has protein sequence MKFLDQAKVYIRSGDGGAGSLSFRREKFIEFGGPDGGDGGRGGDVWVEAVDGLNTLIDYRYQQHFKAKTGMHGMGRNMTGAKGADVTLKVPAGTQVFAEDNETLICDLTVVGQRFLLAKGGNGGFGNQHFKTSTNQAPRRANPGQPGEELSIWLRLKLIADAGLVGMPNAGKSTFLAAVTAAKPKIADYPFTTLHPGLGVARIDGREFVLADIPGLIEGAHEGVGIGDRFLGHVERTRVLLHLVSAQEENPGKAYKTVRAELEAYGHGLTDKVEIVALSQIDILDADARKKKAASLKRAAGRAPMLLSAVTGEGVEAVLRALMAVVAESRDAVPAPVETRWQNP, from the coding sequence ATGAAATTCCTCGACCAAGCCAAGGTTTACATCCGTTCCGGCGACGGCGGCGCCGGTTCGTTGTCCTTTCGGCGTGAAAAATTCATCGAGTTCGGCGGACCGGATGGCGGCGATGGCGGTCGCGGCGGCGATGTCTGGGTGGAAGCGGTCGACGGGCTGAACACGCTGATCGACTATCGCTACCAGCAGCATTTCAAGGCCAAGACCGGCATGCACGGCATGGGCCGCAACATGACGGGCGCCAAGGGCGCCGACGTGACGCTGAAGGTGCCGGCGGGCACGCAGGTCTTTGCCGAGGACAATGAGACGCTGATCTGCGACCTGACCGTGGTCGGCCAGCGCTTCCTGCTCGCCAAGGGCGGCAATGGCGGTTTCGGCAACCAGCATTTCAAGACCTCGACCAACCAGGCGCCGCGACGCGCCAATCCCGGCCAGCCTGGCGAGGAATTGAGCATCTGGCTCCGGCTCAAGCTGATCGCCGACGCCGGCCTGGTCGGCATGCCCAATGCCGGCAAATCGACCTTCCTCGCGGCCGTCACCGCGGCCAAGCCGAAGATCGCCGACTATCCGTTCACGACGCTTCACCCCGGGCTCGGCGTCGCCCGTATCGACGGCCGCGAATTCGTGCTGGCCGACATTCCCGGCCTGATCGAGGGCGCGCATGAGGGGGTGGGCATCGGCGACCGTTTCCTCGGCCATGTCGAGCGCACGCGCGTGCTGCTCCACCTGGTCTCGGCGCAGGAAGAAAATCCCGGCAAGGCCTACAAGACGGTGCGCGCCGAGCTCGAAGCCTATGGTCATGGATTGACCGACAAGGTCGAGATCGTGGCGCTCAGCCAGATCGATATCCTCGACGCGGACGCCCGCAAGAAGAAGGCCGCCTCGCTGAAGCGCGCAGCCGGCCGCGCGCCGATGCTTTTGTCGGCCGTCACCGGCGAAGGCGTCGAGGCGGTGCTGCGCGCGCTGATGGCGGTGGTCGCCGAATCGCGCGACGCCGTTCCGGCTCCTGTCGAGACGCGTTGGCAAAACCCATGA
- a CDS encoding endonuclease/exonuclease/phosphatase family protein has product MKIVTYNIQYGIGLDGKYDVGRIADAVRGADVIALQEVTRNNPRNGDRDMVAEIGEALPDYFAAYGSNFEVNIGSRLENGRAISTSFQLGNMVLSKTPIHLSRNLLLPRSRSLETMNFQRGALEALIETPLGFIRFYSTHLDHRSPVERQSQIRFLRQRLLNYALEGGGLSGIPEIGLPDLPYPEAFIVMGDFNMLPGSPEYVELAGRPDHEFGMPLTADLAVDIAQRLAVADLVTWVDPERPADKSRHKCIDYIFTSASLAKSLERLWSDRDAIGSDHLPLWAELG; this is encoded by the coding sequence ATGAAGATCGTCACCTACAACATCCAATACGGCATCGGGCTCGACGGCAAATACGACGTCGGCCGCATCGCCGACGCCGTGCGCGGCGCAGACGTCATTGCGCTGCAGGAGGTGACCCGCAACAACCCGCGCAACGGCGACCGCGACATGGTGGCCGAGATCGGCGAGGCGCTGCCCGATTATTTCGCCGCCTATGGCAGCAATTTCGAGGTCAATATCGGCTCGCGCCTGGAGAACGGCCGCGCCATCTCGACCTCCTTCCAGCTCGGCAACATGGTGCTGTCGAAGACTCCCATTCATCTGTCGCGCAATCTCCTTCTGCCGCGCAGCCGCAGCCTCGAGACCATGAACTTCCAGCGCGGCGCGCTCGAAGCGCTGATCGAGACGCCGCTCGGCTTCATCCGCTTCTATTCCACCCATCTCGACCACCGCAGCCCGGTCGAGCGCCAGAGCCAGATCCGTTTCCTGCGCCAGCGCCTGCTGAACTACGCGCTGGAAGGCGGCGGCCTGTCGGGCATTCCCGAGATCGGCCTGCCGGACCTGCCGTATCCGGAAGCCTTCATCGTCATGGGCGACTTCAACATGCTGCCGGGCTCGCCCGAATATGTCGAGCTTGCCGGCCGCCCGGACCATGAGTTCGGCATGCCGCTGACGGCCGATCTCGCCGTCGACATCGCCCAGCGTCTTGCGGTCGCCGACCTCGTCACCTGGGTCGATCCTGAGCGGCCCGCCGACAAAAGCCGCCACAAATGCATCGACTACATCTTCACCAGCGCCTCGCTCGCCAAGTCGCTGGAGCGCCTGTGGTCCGACCGGGATGCCATCGGGTCGGATCATCTGCCGCTCTGGGCGGAGCTCGGCTGA